One Astatotilapia calliptera chromosome 1, fAstCal1.2, whole genome shotgun sequence DNA segment encodes these proteins:
- the pou4f1 gene encoding POU domain, class 4, transcription factor 1: MMSMNSKQPHFAMHPSLPEHKYTTLHSSSEAIRRACLQTPQLQSNIFASLDETLLARAEALAAVDIAVSQGKTHPFKPDATYHTMSTVPCSSTSTVPLAHHHHHHHHHHHQNLEPPDIMDHISSPSLSLMSSAHDVAGGGGGGGGGGGGGGLISTSAHPHSHMHGLSHLSHQAMSMNSPLTHHGLLPGHHGGGQGGPGLTNNGLPSINDSDTDPRELEAFAERFKQRRIKLGVTQADVGSALANLKIPGVGSLSQSTICRFESLTLSHNNMIALKPILQAWLEEAEGAQREKMSKPDIFNGGEKKRKRTSIAAPEKRSLEAYFAVQPRPSSEKIAAIAEKLDLKKNVVRVWFCNQRQKQKRLKFSAAH, from the exons ATGATGTCCATGAACAGCAAACAGCCGCACTTCGCCATGCATCCCTCTTTACCCGAACACAAGTATACCACCCTGCATTCCAGCTCGGAAGCTATAAGGAGAGCCTGTCTGCAAACTCCACAG TTACAGAGTAACATATTCGCAAGCCTGGATGAGACGCTGCTGGCTCGGGCTGAGGCTTTGGCGGCCGTGGACATCGCCGTGTCCCAGGGCAAGACGCACCCGTTCAAGCCCGACGCCACCTACCACACGATGAGCACGGTGCCATGCTCGTCGACATCCACCGTGCCACTAgcccaccaccatcatcaccatcaccaccaccaccaccagaacCTGGAGCCACCGGACATTATGGACCACATCAGCTCGCCATCTCTCAGCTTAATGTCCAGTGCGCACGACGTGGCGGGCGGCGGAGGTGGCGGTGGCGGCGGAGGTGGCGGTGGTGGGCTCATCTCCACCTCTGCTCACCCGCACTCTCACATGCACGGTTTGAGTCACCTCTCCCACCAAGCTATGAGCATGAACTCACCTCTCACCCACCACGGGCTCTTACCGGGCCATCACGGGGGAGGTCAAGGCGGCCCTGGGCTCACAAACAACGGACTTCCCTCCATTAATGACTCGGACACAGACCCAAGGGAGCTGGAGGCTTTCGCGGAGCGCTTCAAACAGCGGAGGATCAAGCTGGGGGTGACACAGGCGGACGTGGGCAGCGCTTTGGCTAATCTCAAAATCCCCGGCGTTGGATCACTGAGCCAAAGTACAATTTGTCGATTCGAGTCTTTAACTCTCTCCCACAACAACATGATTGCGCTCAAACCCATCCTCCAGGCCTGGCTAGAAGAGGCCGAGGGGGCCCAAAGGGAAAAAATGAGCAAACCTGACATTTTCAACGGAGGAGAAAAGAAACGCAAGAGGACCTCGATAGCAGCCCCAGAAAAGAGGTCTTTGGAGGCTTACTTCGCTGTACAACCTCGACCGTCGTCTGAGAAAATAGCAGCTATAGCTGAAAAGTTGGAcctgaaaaaaaatgtggtaCGAGTGTGGTTTTGTAACCAAAGACAGAAGCAGAAGCGGTTGAAATTTTCCGCGGCTCACTGA
- the obi1 gene encoding RING finger protein 219 — MALNYQASTLSLTLPISCQICLGKVRQPVICSNHHVFCSSCMEMWLKKANQCPTCRVPITTENPCREIIGGTNEGDHSDSPSVRKCLRKTRGELILREYEEEIEGLMRENEELKTKNQSLEEQLKTALDPCSINIVQLDEQRVAPFVLEEWTNKLRAATDVCDKVKKDMDKLKEANKTLRSQNVDLVQENMRLKAEVASRSPQKFGRYTVAALEAKIQQYQRDVDHLKRALERSDQYIDELESRIRVSEKKSLEVQEACGSCKAAKETLTKQQKVNMMMRSLSDNERKLICSNPEAECGTFSRNHSLMLMPSADHKDFSKNLTGKQKNEASEGTSSDFLPSTPSSAFRSLTLRSPGIREKKVAFKPGSYLRRLDFEEVPSPDKSSTTLENQFNSVEKFPKGLPPNDLEPSKSVFWAGWDKSNSDQSCTGSSKGSSIKGSTNFVVDESDSFHMSSEACMDVAYLNKISELDSMMLEGESSCSPGLSVDSCLSTDMDNTLVPEPQTFPNALSSHAGKPVTHNKHNNHQPCDNKESILNDKETPKGSAEEGCAALVSGRKSGVCGGASHTEELSFDLLFDPSDENKAGPSGFPASQDHDLVNPSSSSSGYTAGHPVSTTRDRHTLNSSQPIKRKSHSPFTISSPTKHSKLM; from the exons atggCTCTGAACTACCAGGCATCTACCCTCTCTCTCACTTTGCCAATTTCCTGCCAGATATGCCTCGGAAAG GTTAGGCAGCCGGTTATTTGTTCCAACCACCACGTGTTCTGTTCATCCTGCATGGAAATGTGGTTAAAGAAAGCTAACCAGTGTCCCACCTGCAGAGTCCCCATCACAACAGAGAACCCCTGCAGGGAAATCATCG GAGGAACAAATGAGGGTGATCACAGTGATAGTCCTTCTGTGAGAAAATGTCTCAGAAAAACAAGAGGGGAATTAATTTTACGCGAGTATGAG GAGGAAATTGAAGGGCTCATGAGAGAAAACGAGGAGCTGAAAACCAAAAATCAAAGCTTGGAGGAGCAACTGAAGACTGCTTTGGATCCCTGCAGCATTAATATAGTGCAACTGGATGAACAAAGGGTCGCTCCATTTGTCCTGGAGGAGTGGACAAACAAGCTGCGAGCAGCCACAGATGTCTGTGATAAAGTAAAGAAAGACATGGATAAGCTCAAAGAG GCAAATAAGACATTGCGGTCTCAAAATGTCGACCTTGTGCAAGAAAACATGAGACTGAAAGCAGAGGTGGCTAGCAGATCTCCTCAGAA GTTTGGCCGATACACAGTCGCAGCACTGGAAGCTAAAATTCAGCAGTATCAGCGCGATGTGGACCACTTGAAAAGGGCTCTTGAGCGCAGTGACCAGTACATTGATGAGCTGGAGAGTCGGATCAGGGTGTCTGAGAAGAAATCTCTTGAAGTGCAGGAAGCGTGTGGGAGTTGCAAGGCTGCTAAGGAAACTCTCACAAAGCAGCAGAAAGTCAACATGATGATGAGAAGCTTGAGTGACAATGAGAGGAAGTTGATCTGCAGCAATCCAGAGGCAGAATGTGGCACATTTTCTAGAAATCACAGTTTGATGTTGATGCCATCCGCAGATCACAAAGATTTCAGTAAAAATCTGACAGGAAAGCAGAAAAACGAGGCCTCGGAAGGCACCTCCTCTGACTTTTTGCCCAGTACTCCATCATCTGCTTTCCGCTCCCTGACTCTGAGAAGCCCAGGCATCCGTGAGAAGAAAGTTGCATTTAAACCTGGGTCTTATCTAAGGAGGCTTGATTTTGAAGAGGTTCCCAGTCCTGATAAGAGCAGTACCACACTGGAGAACCAATTCAACAGTGTTGAGAAATTCCCCAAAGGCTTGCCTCCAAATGACTTGGAGCCCTCAAAGTCTGTCTTCTGGGCAGGCTGGGACAAATCCAACTCTGACCAGTCATGTACAGGTTCAAGTAAAGGAAGCTCTATCAAGGGATCCACTAATTTTGTGGTTGATGAGTCAGATAGTTTCCACATGTCCAGTGAGGCCTGTATGGATGTGGCCTACCTGAACAAAATCTCAGAGTTGGACTCCATGATGCTGGAGGGTGAGAGTTCCTGTAGTCCAGGGCTCTCTGTTGATTCCTGTCTTTCCACAGATATGGACAACACCCTAGTTCCAGAGCCTCAAACATTCCCTAATGCCTTGTCAAGCCATGCTGGTAAACCAGTGACGCACAACAAGCATAACAATCACCAACCTTGTGACAATAAGGAGAGCATCTTGAACGACAAAGAAACTCCAAAAGGTTCAGCAGAAGAAGGTTGTGCTGCATTAGTCTCTGGTAGGAAGAGTGGCGTCTGTGGAGGGGCCTCTCACACCGAAGAGCTATCTTTTGATTTGCTGTTTGATCCTTCGGATGAGAATAAGGCCGGTCCCTCTGGCTTTCCAGCAAGCCAAGATCATGATCTTGTaaacccctcctcttcctcctctggctACACTGCTGGTCATCCTGTGAGCACAACAAGAGACAGACACACGCTGAACAGCAGTCAGCCAATAAAGAGAAAGTCCCACAGTCCCTTTACCATAAGCAGTCCCACCAAACATTCAAAGCTcatgtga